In Entomomonas moraniae, one DNA window encodes the following:
- a CDS encoding autotransporter outer membrane beta-barrel domain-containing protein, giving the protein MKSINKKFSILPVVISVLTSTHAFATGQDAYGNATPTTDNTGSNYQDFYYNNGTNPYFQQDTNGTSYFVDPKTGLTDMEVNGERYTSGESTSSGTFNNIVYDGNDYNVGVYEGANVSSDGNGSFVTIATTGNGDPTKNNVVLYKNYADSVHLNNDGSSMFIDSNYANNAQISNSNNGYMLIKQNSADSATITNAGAGSTMDIIGNTVTGADITNTEGTINIIENSAEGVSLTNNSNSTMNIVGNNAAGATITNNASGTMNITSCTTTNGCQSESSVNADQATITNAGNLNVSGDIILSNSSFNNTGTTTATGNIDFLNTTLQNEGTLNITDGFNFNEGTFENDGVMNVSGTGSYSTQVNNNNVLNIASNTNINSTNGLDNKGIINLGDNITYSGDISNEGSMLLGEKDSSGAMTTNITGNITNTGNVALVGNDSTTTINIAGDVTNSGNVYLTNAFNSSTAAVGNVLNVDGNLNGDGNYYMQTQMANDTGDLINVTGAVNGNNKLFIKDTGVEPTSADSLTVVKSGQAGMGSFALNLNSVDIGTYRYGLEQQGNDWTLVNEGAKGGSQGNSLSTGANAAVGMHSATASMWEEEMGSLMNRMGDLRLDTNRTGGVWVRQLSHEIHASPDSSRAYQQQYNGTQVGVDKAFSFDGGVFYLGAMTGFSRSTLDFKEGANGSIKSQTYGLYGTAIFDNGYYLDTVAKYGHMKNKISYHDNSGQKVKGDYTSNALGLSVEGGKRFTFEKTWFIEPQLQLTASHLRGRSYSLSNGMEVKSNSMDLFNGRAGIVAGTKMTYDNVVVEPYVEVSHIQEFSGTGRVVVNNNRLDSDQIGTRQRYGAGVNFNVAKQHNFFINASYENGSKMEQPWGVKAGYQFRF; this is encoded by the coding sequence ATGAAAAGCATTAACAAAAAGTTCAGTATACTACCAGTAGTAATTTCGGTACTAACATCCACTCATGCCTTTGCTACAGGCCAAGATGCTTATGGCAATGCTACGCCAACAACCGATAATACTGGAAGCAATTATCAAGACTTTTATTATAACAATGGTACTAATCCTTACTTTCAACAAGATACCAATGGTACAAGTTACTTTGTAGACCCAAAGACAGGTCTTACTGACATGGAAGTAAACGGTGAGCGATATACCTCTGGTGAAAGTACATCCTCAGGTACATTTAATAATATCGTATATGATGGCAATGACTATAACGTTGGAGTTTATGAAGGAGCGAATGTTTCATCAGATGGCAATGGTTCATTTGTAACGATAGCAACCACAGGTAATGGAGACCCTACTAAAAACAATGTTGTACTCTACAAAAACTATGCCGATAGTGTCCACTTAAATAACGATGGCTCTAGCATGTTTATTGATTCTAACTATGCTAATAATGCTCAAATTTCAAACTCAAATAATGGCTACATGCTCATCAAACAAAACTCAGCTGACAGTGCAACAATCACTAACGCTGGAGCAGGCTCCACGATGGACATCATAGGTAACACGGTAACAGGAGCCGATATTACTAACACAGAGGGTACTATCAATATTATTGAGAACAGTGCAGAGGGTGTATCCCTTACCAATAACTCAAACAGTACAATGAATATTGTTGGTAACAATGCAGCAGGAGCCACTATTACAAATAACGCATCTGGAACAATGAATATTACTTCCTGCACTACCACCAATGGTTGTCAATCAGAATCCTCTGTAAATGCTGATCAAGCCACCATTACTAATGCAGGAAATTTAAACGTTTCAGGAGATATAATACTATCCAACTCCAGTTTTAATAATACAGGTACGACCACAGCAACTGGTAATATTGATTTTCTCAACACAACACTCCAAAATGAAGGTACTCTTAATATAACCGATGGATTTAATTTTAATGAAGGAACATTTGAAAATGATGGTGTAATGAATGTATCAGGAACAGGAAGCTACTCAACACAAGTTAATAATAATAATGTGCTCAACATTGCTTCTAACACAAACATTAACTCTACCAACGGACTTGATAATAAAGGCATTATAAATTTAGGGGATAATATTACTTACTCAGGCGATATTTCCAATGAGGGGAGTATGCTTTTGGGTGAAAAAGACTCCTCTGGAGCAATGACAACCAATATTACCGGTAATATCACCAACACAGGCAATGTAGCGCTTGTTGGGAATGACTCCACTACAACAATTAATATAGCAGGTGATGTAACAAATAGTGGTAACGTTTATTTAACCAATGCGTTTAATTCATCCACCGCCGCCGTAGGTAATGTTTTAAATGTTGATGGGAACTTAAATGGTGATGGTAACTATTATATGCAAACTCAAATGGCTAATGACACTGGAGATTTAATTAATGTTACTGGTGCCGTCAATGGTAACAATAAACTTTTTATCAAAGATACAGGAGTAGAGCCAACCAGTGCTGATAGCTTAACCGTTGTAAAATCTGGCCAAGCCGGTATGGGGAGTTTTGCACTTAACCTAAATAGTGTAGATATTGGTACTTATCGTTACGGCTTAGAGCAACAAGGAAATGATTGGACATTAGTGAATGAAGGGGCCAAAGGCGGGAGCCAAGGTAACTCCCTATCAACAGGCGCTAATGCAGCAGTAGGCATGCATAGTGCCACTGCCAGTATGTGGGAAGAAGAAATGGGATCTTTAATGAACCGGATGGGTGATTTAAGATTAGATACTAATCGTACAGGTGGTGTTTGGGTAAGACAGCTTTCTCATGAAATTCATGCATCTCCTGACTCTAGCCGAGCTTATCAGCAACAATATAATGGAACACAAGTTGGTGTAGATAAAGCTTTTAGCTTTGATGGTGGAGTCTTCTACCTGGGCGCAATGACCGGTTTCTCTCGCAGTACTTTGGATTTTAAAGAGGGAGCCAATGGTTCTATTAAATCACAAACTTATGGTTTATATGGAACAGCAATATTTGATAACGGCTATTATCTAGATACAGTAGCAAAATATGGCCATATGAAAAATAAAATAAGCTATCACGATAACTCTGGCCAAAAGGTTAAGGGGGATTACACTAGTAACGCTCTTGGCTTAAGTGTTGAGGGTGGTAAACGCTTTACGTTTGAAAAAACTTGGTTTATTGAACCTCAATTACAATTAACAGCTTCTCATTTAAGAGGTAGAAGCTACTCACTTAGCAACGGTATGGAAGTAAAGAGCAATAGTATGGATCTATTCAATGGCCGTGCGGGAATCGTTGCTGGTACTAAAATGACTTATGATAACGTAGTCGTAGAGCCTTATGTCGAAGTCTCTCATATTCAAGAGTTTTCTGGTACTGGGCGCGTTGTCGTTAATAATAATCGTTTAGATAGCGATCAAATTGGTACACGTCAACGCTATGGTGCTGGTGTTAACTTTAATGTAGCCAAGCAACATAACTTCTTTATTAATGCCTCGTATGAAAATGGCAGTAAAATGGAACAACCTTGGGGCGTTAAGGCCGGTTATCAGTTCCGCTTTTAA
- a CDS encoding MFS transporter produces MIMNETLPNYTPEERRKRIWGIVGAASGNLVEWFDFYIYAVFATYFTVALTGPAEGSKGTFFVWGAFALSFFMRPLGSWLFGWIADRYGRKQSMLISIVMMGAGSFCFALLPTYEQVGVLAPVLLLVVRLFQGLSVGGEYGAVATYMSEVALRGRRGFYASFQYVTLSGGQLLASLLGVILLAFLSNEQLEQGGWRIPFFIGGFAALISLWVRRKLEETTTAEQRESKESGSLIALFRDHWKQFFLVVGYTAGGSLAFYTITVYSRNYMMGIGVDPKVVGYIMTIGLFVFMLSQPVFGAIGDKVGRRASMLLFSAIGAVCIYPIMAWGMPTIKDSAVMLGILLIIMMFILSFYTSIGGLVKAEMFPTEVRALGVGLSYAVGNALFGGTAVSVATEFKSRGHVEYFFIYVAIMLVVCFFCSFALPKKPQYLENDH; encoded by the coding sequence ATAATAATGAATGAAACACTTCCAAACTATACACCAGAAGAGCGCCGTAAAAGAATTTGGGGAATTGTCGGGGCTGCATCTGGCAACCTTGTTGAATGGTTCGATTTCTATATCTATGCAGTTTTTGCTACCTATTTCACTGTTGCATTAACAGGCCCAGCGGAAGGATCAAAAGGTACTTTCTTTGTTTGGGGCGCTTTTGCATTAAGTTTCTTTATGCGCCCTTTAGGAAGTTGGCTATTTGGATGGATTGCCGATAGGTACGGTAGAAAACAATCTATGTTAATTTCTATTGTTATGATGGGGGCAGGATCATTCTGTTTTGCTTTATTACCTACTTATGAGCAAGTAGGTGTTTTAGCACCTGTTTTATTGTTGGTTGTTCGTTTATTCCAAGGGTTATCTGTGGGTGGTGAGTATGGTGCAGTCGCTACTTATATGAGTGAGGTCGCGTTGAGAGGCCGTCGAGGTTTTTACGCATCATTCCAATATGTTACTCTTTCTGGCGGACAGCTATTAGCCAGCTTATTAGGGGTTATTCTTTTAGCCTTTTTATCTAATGAGCAACTTGAACAAGGCGGCTGGCGTATACCCTTTTTTATTGGTGGATTTGCAGCATTAATTTCACTCTGGGTACGTAGAAAATTAGAAGAAACAACGACAGCGGAACAACGAGAGTCAAAAGAATCAGGCAGTTTAATTGCATTATTTAGAGATCACTGGAAACAGTTTTTCTTAGTTGTAGGCTATACAGCGGGCGGTTCATTAGCATTTTATACTATCACTGTTTACTCAAGAAATTATATGATGGGAATAGGGGTTGATCCTAAAGTTGTTGGTTATATTATGACTATAGGATTATTTGTTTTTATGCTAAGCCAGCCTGTATTTGGTGCAATTGGTGATAAAGTAGGTCGTAGAGCCTCTATGTTACTCTTTAGCGCCATTGGTGCAGTCTGTATCTATCCTATTATGGCTTGGGGTATGCCAACGATCAAAGATTCTGCTGTTATGCTAGGGATTTTACTGATTATTATGATGTTTATTTTAAGCTTTTATACTTCCATTGGTGGCTTGGTAAAAGCAGAAATGTTTCCAACAGAGGTTCGTGCTTTAGGTGTTGGGCTATCTTATGCTGTAGGTAATGCACTTTTCGGTGGTACAGCAGTTTCAGTAGCTACAGAGTTTAAGTCAAGAGGACATGTAGAATACTTCTTTATCTATGTGGCTATAATGCTTGTTGTTTGTTTCTTCTGTAGTTTTGCATTACCTAAGAAACCACAATACTTAGAAAATGATCATTAA
- a CDS encoding adenylosuccinate synthase — MGKNVVVLGTQWGDEGKGKIVDLLTEDASAVVRYQGGHNAGHTLVIDGKKTILRLIPSGILRQNVECLIGNGVVLSPEAFLKEVKELEENGINVRNRLHISPACALILPYHIALDQAREAARGAAKIGTTGRGIGPAYEDKVARRGLRVGDLFHRERFAAKLGELLDYHNFALKNYYHAKTIDFQETLEQCMEYAEQIKPMVMDVTARLHELRRQSKNIMFEGAQGALLDIDHGTYPYVTSSNTTAGGVATGSGFGPMYLDYILGITKAYTTRVGSGPFPTELFDDIGERLAEKGHEFGSVTGRARRCGWFDAVILRRSIEINSISGLCLTKLDVLDGLDTIKICTGYKDAQGNLLTEAPSDADSYLGLIPVYEEMPGWSESTFGAKSLEELPANAIAYIKRLGELVDAPIDVISTGPDRNETITLRHPFA; from the coding sequence ATGGGTAAGAATGTTGTTGTTCTAGGTACACAATGGGGCGATGAAGGCAAAGGTAAAATTGTTGACCTTCTGACCGAAGATGCTTCGGCTGTTGTTCGTTACCAAGGCGGTCATAATGCGGGGCATACACTTGTTATTGACGGTAAAAAAACAATTTTAAGACTCATTCCATCAGGCATTTTACGACAAAATGTAGAATGCCTTATTGGTAATGGTGTTGTCCTTTCTCCAGAAGCATTTTTAAAAGAAGTTAAAGAGCTTGAAGAAAATGGCATTAATGTACGTAATCGCTTACATATAAGCCCAGCCTGTGCATTAATTCTACCCTACCATATTGCTTTAGATCAGGCTCGAGAAGCAGCACGCGGCGCTGCAAAAATCGGTACAACAGGTCGAGGTATTGGCCCTGCCTATGAAGATAAAGTGGCACGTAGAGGTTTACGAGTTGGCGACTTGTTCCACCGTGAACGATTTGCGGCAAAGCTTGGCGAACTACTCGATTACCATAACTTTGCACTCAAAAACTATTACCATGCCAAGACTATCGACTTTCAAGAAACCCTTGAGCAATGCATGGAATATGCAGAACAAATCAAACCAATGGTAATGGATGTTACTGCTCGTTTACATGAATTACGTCGTCAAAGCAAAAACATTATGTTCGAAGGTGCTCAAGGGGCATTGCTTGACATTGACCACGGCACATACCCTTATGTCACAAGCTCGAATACTACCGCTGGTGGTGTTGCTACTGGTTCAGGTTTTGGCCCTATGTACCTTGACTATATTCTAGGTATTACCAAAGCCTATACAACGCGCGTAGGTTCGGGTCCATTCCCTACCGAGTTATTTGATGACATTGGTGAGCGTTTAGCTGAAAAAGGCCATGAGTTTGGTTCAGTCACAGGTCGTGCTAGACGTTGTGGTTGGTTCGATGCAGTTATTTTACGTCGCTCTATTGAAATTAATAGTATTTCAGGACTCTGCTTAACGAAACTCGATGTACTCGATGGTTTAGATACTATTAAGATCTGTACAGGCTATAAAGATGCACAAGGTAATTTATTAACCGAAGCACCTAGCGATGCCGATAGTTATTTAGGGTTAATCCCTGTTTATGAGGAAATGCCTGGTTGGTCAGAATCAACTTTTGGTGCTAAGTCACTAGAAGAGCTTCCAGCTAATGCTATTGCTTATATTAAGCGTTTAGGTGAGTTGGTAGATGCCCCAATTGACGTTATTTCAACAGGCCCAGATCGTAATGAAACCATTACGTTACGTCATCCTTTCGCCTAA
- the hldE gene encoding bifunctional D-glycero-beta-D-manno-heptose-7-phosphate kinase/D-glycero-beta-D-manno-heptose 1-phosphate adenylyltransferase HldE has product MKLSMPPFEQASVLVVGDVMLDRYWHGGTSRISPEAPVPVVKVNQCEDRAGGAANVALNIAALGAQTWLIGATGEDEAADSLTDSLNSAGVKTFFQRIVGQPTTIKLRVMSRHQQLIRVDFEEPFEVNKEALATDVMDLLPQVKVLLLSDYGKGTLQNHQQLIQLAKQLHIPVLVDPKGSDFSIYRGATLLTPNLSEFEAVVGKCQDENQLIEKAQRLIEDIDLEALLITRGEHGMTLLRKNQQMLHLPARAHEVFDVTGAGDTVISTLAASLASGVEIEEAVAISNLAASIVVAKLGTACISAPELRRAIQRDTGNGKGIVSLEQLLIAVEDARAQGEKIVFTNGCFDILHAGHVAYLEQARSLGGRLIVAINDDASVTKLKGLGRPINTVDRRMAVLAGLGAVDWVTFFSDETPERLLQAVKPDVLVKGGDYTVDEVVGADIVKAYGGEVYVLGLVENSSTTAIVNKIKGQ; this is encoded by the coding sequence ATGAAATTATCCATGCCCCCCTTTGAGCAAGCCTCTGTATTAGTTGTAGGTGACGTAATGCTTGATCGTTATTGGCATGGTGGAACTTCTCGAATTTCCCCTGAAGCACCTGTCCCTGTCGTTAAAGTTAATCAATGTGAAGATCGTGCGGGAGGTGCTGCCAATGTAGCTCTCAATATAGCGGCACTCGGTGCACAAACATGGCTTATTGGGGCCACTGGCGAAGATGAAGCTGCAGACTCATTAACTGACAGCTTAAATTCAGCAGGCGTAAAGACTTTTTTCCAACGTATTGTGGGTCAGCCAACGACCATTAAGCTACGAGTCATGAGTCGTCATCAACAACTAATACGAGTTGATTTTGAAGAACCGTTTGAAGTTAACAAAGAAGCACTCGCTACCGATGTAATGGATCTATTACCCCAAGTAAAAGTATTACTATTATCTGATTACGGCAAAGGAACTTTGCAAAATCATCAACAACTTATACAGCTTGCTAAACAACTTCATATTCCTGTTCTCGTTGACCCTAAAGGTAGTGATTTTAGTATTTATCGTGGAGCCACCCTACTTACCCCCAATCTTTCCGAGTTCGAAGCAGTTGTTGGCAAATGCCAAGATGAAAATCAACTGATTGAAAAAGCCCAACGACTCATTGAAGACATAGATCTTGAAGCACTGCTAATTACCCGTGGTGAACATGGCATGACTCTACTTCGTAAAAATCAGCAAATGCTACACTTACCCGCTCGTGCCCATGAAGTTTTTGATGTAACTGGTGCAGGCGATACTGTCATTTCTACCTTGGCAGCCTCTTTAGCCTCAGGTGTAGAGATTGAAGAAGCTGTCGCTATTTCAAACCTAGCCGCCAGTATTGTTGTTGCTAAATTAGGAACTGCTTGTATCAGTGCTCCAGAATTACGCCGAGCCATACAACGAGACACAGGCAATGGGAAAGGTATTGTTTCCTTAGAGCAATTACTGATTGCAGTAGAAGATGCGCGTGCACAAGGCGAAAAAATTGTTTTCACTAATGGCTGCTTTGATATTTTACATGCAGGCCATGTAGCCTACTTAGAACAAGCTAGGTCTTTAGGTGGCCGTTTAATTGTAGCTATCAACGATGATGCGTCTGTGACAAAACTAAAAGGCTTGGGTCGCCCTATTAATACTGTTGATCGTCGCATGGCTGTATTAGCAGGCTTAGGGGCTGTCGACTGGGTTACTTTTTTTAGCGATGAAACACCTGAACGCCTATTGCAAGCAGTTAAACCAGATGTATTAGTTAAAGGCGGTGACTACACTGTAGACGAAGTGGTTGGTGCAGACATTGTTAAAGCCTATGGTGGAGAGGTTTATGTATTAGGGCTGGTTGAAAATAGCTCTACAACAGCCATTGTTAACAAAATTAAAGGGCAATAA
- a CDS encoding ATP phosphoribosyltransferase regulatory subunit: MTKLDRWLLPDGIEEVLPAEAACIETARRQILDLFNRWGYDLVIPPHVEFIDALLTGSAQDLDLQTFKTVDPLSGRLLGFRSDITPQVTRLDAHWLKEKVPARLCYAGSTLLTKPRAHTTSRSPIQLGAELYGDKSTASDIEIICLMLETLNLAQIKNVHMDLGHVAIFRTLAQASQLSNELEHQLFNALQRKAIDEIVELTSHLPNKEATMFQALTRLCGGKEVIDQAKILLADAPASILKAIDKLAEIAEQIAVRYPHIPLYFDLGELRGYQYHTGIVFAAFIPQVGQSIAQGGRYDSAGIAFGHARPATGFSTDLKTLVNLGEADFCVPQSMIWAPYDHQPSLHQKITELRNQNQRVIQALPHQTLADAIETGCDRHLIFIENSWHIKPIEAGK; this comes from the coding sequence ATGACAAAGCTAGATCGTTGGCTACTACCCGATGGTATTGAAGAAGTATTGCCTGCTGAGGCGGCCTGTATTGAAACAGCACGCCGTCAGATATTAGATTTATTTAATCGTTGGGGCTATGATCTTGTCATACCACCTCACGTTGAATTTATTGATGCACTCTTAACAGGCTCGGCACAGGATCTTGACCTACAAACATTCAAAACAGTTGACCCTTTATCGGGTCGCCTTTTGGGATTTCGTAGCGATATTACGCCACAAGTGACAAGACTTGATGCACATTGGCTGAAAGAAAAAGTCCCCGCTCGCTTGTGTTACGCAGGGAGTACTCTGCTCACCAAGCCAAGAGCGCATACAACATCCCGCAGTCCTATTCAATTAGGAGCTGAGTTATACGGTGATAAAAGCACAGCCAGCGATATTGAAATTATTTGCTTGATGCTAGAAACATTGAACTTAGCCCAAATAAAAAATGTTCATATGGATTTAGGACATGTCGCTATTTTTAGAACATTAGCACAAGCCTCACAACTGTCAAATGAACTAGAACATCAACTATTTAATGCATTACAGCGTAAAGCTATTGATGAGATTGTTGAGTTAACTAGCCATTTGCCCAATAAAGAAGCCACAATGTTTCAAGCATTGACTAGACTCTGTGGTGGAAAAGAAGTCATCGATCAAGCAAAAATACTGCTAGCCGACGCACCAGCCAGCATATTAAAAGCCATTGATAAACTAGCAGAAATCGCTGAGCAAATAGCCGTACGTTACCCACATATCCCCTTATATTTTGACCTCGGCGAATTGCGAGGCTACCAATACCATACAGGGATTGTTTTTGCTGCATTTATTCCGCAAGTGGGACAGTCTATTGCTCAAGGCGGTCGCTATGATAGTGCAGGGATTGCTTTTGGCCATGCAAGACCAGCTACAGGCTTTTCAACCGACTTAAAAACACTGGTTAACTTAGGTGAAGCTGATTTTTGTGTACCCCAGTCAATGATATGGGCTCCTTACGATCACCAACCAAGTCTTCATCAAAAAATCACCGAGCTACGTAATCAAAATCAACGTGTTATTCAAGCACTCCCTCATCAGACATTAGCTGATGCTATTGAAACGGGATGTGATCGGCATTTAATATTTATTGAAAATAGTTGGCATATTAAGCCAATCGAAGCGGGGAAATAA
- a CDS encoding RnfABCDGE type electron transport complex subunit B, with the protein MSLISLIDTLLPQTQCTKCGHQGCKPYAEAIAQGEAINKCPPGGEETIKALAALLDKPVVELAEPFIPAQVAFIREAECIGCTKCIQACPVDAIVGAAKLMHTVISQECTGCDLCVTPCPVDCIDMVCLPKQLVALTGDSVTTEEERVIRQLRRDHARTRFEFHKLRLKREIQRKQAEKKARLEKISTQGATKISPSVVVEQVKAKKSAANILSAEQKRLKIELAMVQVAFNKVEKQLKQHNTAELQQQLDKLAMKLAEAQLAFNQSLDVKGE; encoded by the coding sequence ATGTCTTTAATTAGTTTAATTGATACGTTACTCCCTCAAACACAATGTACTAAATGCGGTCATCAAGGATGTAAACCTTATGCTGAGGCTATTGCACAAGGCGAAGCTATTAATAAATGCCCACCTGGTGGTGAAGAAACGATTAAGGCGTTAGCAGCTTTATTAGATAAACCTGTCGTAGAATTAGCCGAGCCATTTATCCCCGCACAGGTTGCCTTTATACGTGAAGCTGAATGTATTGGTTGTACTAAATGTATTCAAGCGTGTCCTGTGGATGCTATTGTAGGGGCAGCGAAGCTTATGCATACCGTCATTAGTCAAGAATGCACAGGATGTGATTTGTGTGTTACCCCATGCCCTGTTGACTGTATTGATATGGTGTGTTTACCAAAGCAATTGGTGGCGTTAACAGGCGACTCTGTTACTACTGAAGAGGAGCGAGTAATTCGTCAATTAAGAAGAGACCATGCAAGAACTCGGTTTGAGTTCCATAAGTTACGGTTAAAGCGAGAGATTCAGCGTAAACAGGCAGAAAAGAAAGCCCGATTAGAAAAAATATCAACCCAAGGAGCAACTAAAATTTCACCCTCGGTGGTGGTAGAGCAAGTTAAAGCAAAGAAATCAGCGGCGAACATATTAAGTGCAGAGCAAAAACGTTTAAAAATAGAGTTGGCAATGGTTCAAGTTGCTTTTAATAAGGTTGAAAAGCAATTAAAGCAACATAATACGGCAGAGTTGCAGCAGCAATTAGATAAATTGGCGATGAAGCTAGCTGAGGCACAATTAGCTTTTAATCAGTCCTTGGATGTTAAGGGCGAGTAA
- the panB gene encoding 3-methyl-2-oxobutanoate hydroxymethyltransferase, whose translation MITLSTLQKKKTEQEKIAMLTCYEASFATLLDEAGVDILLIGDSLGMTIQGHTSTLPVTLEQMCYHTDAVARGAKNAFILADLSFGSYQQSKEQAFDSASKLMAAGAHMVKLEGGSCMVETTSFLQERGIPVCAHLGLTPQSVNAFGGYKVQGKTDAAARQLIADAQAHEHAGASMVLLECVPAELAKEITTSLECPIIGIGAGISCDGQVLVLHDALGIYAGKSPKFSKNFMQGQISIQAAVAAYVKEVKEGSFPSLDHSF comes from the coding sequence ATGATTACGTTATCCACTTTGCAAAAAAAGAAAACTGAACAAGAAAAAATAGCGATGCTTACTTGCTATGAAGCGAGCTTTGCAACACTACTTGATGAAGCAGGTGTTGATATCTTGTTAATTGGCGATTCGCTAGGTATGACGATACAGGGGCACACCTCAACATTACCTGTTACCTTAGAACAGATGTGCTATCACACAGATGCAGTTGCAAGAGGGGCAAAGAACGCATTTATTTTGGCGGATTTGTCTTTTGGCAGTTATCAACAAAGTAAAGAGCAAGCTTTTGACTCTGCCAGTAAGTTAATGGCGGCAGGTGCTCATATGGTGAAGTTGGAAGGTGGCAGCTGCATGGTTGAAACTACAAGCTTTTTACAAGAACGAGGCATTCCAGTTTGTGCCCATTTAGGGTTAACACCTCAGTCTGTTAATGCATTTGGTGGTTATAAAGTTCAAGGAAAAACCGATGCGGCGGCAAGGCAATTAATTGCGGATGCACAAGCCCATGAGCATGCAGGTGCAAGTATGGTCTTATTAGAGTGTGTCCCCGCGGAGTTGGCGAAAGAAATAACAACGAGTTTAGAGTGTCCTATTATTGGTATTGGCGCAGGCATCTCTTGTGATGGGCAGGTGTTAGTACTTCACGATGCCTTGGGTATTTATGCGGGGAAGTCACCTAAATTCTCTAAAAACTTCATGCAAGGTCAAATAAGCATTCAAGCCGCTGTGGCTGCTTATGTAAAAGAAGTTAAAGAGGGGAGTTTTCCGTCATTGGATCATTCGTTTTAG